GCTCTCGGCGGAGGGGAAGACCGACCGGTTTATTGCGAATGTGTTGAAGGTCAACCCCCAGACGGTGCGAAACATCCGCAAGCGGTTTGCCGAAGAGGGTTTGGAGGCGGCGCTGCAGGAGCGTCCAC
The window above is part of the Litorilinea aerophila genome. Proteins encoded here:
- a CDS encoding helix-turn-helix domain-containing protein, which translates into the protein MTSKKYVIELTEEQQSYLLDLIGKGEAKARMLTRARILLLSAEGKTDRFIANVLKVNPQTVRNIRKRFAEEGLEAALQERP